Proteins co-encoded in one Cumulibacter manganitolerans genomic window:
- a CDS encoding TM0106 family RecB-like putative nuclease, protein MRLENGTISYSPGDLRAFLTCQLATLRGVDALLGRRVPAVPQPPDVLGDRLGEAGRAHQDQVRDEFRRRYGDHSPGREGGVLDLGSGGPVTPTAAADAVALLGTGPQVVAQVPVAAGRLYGAADYLVRVHDRWQLVEVRLGLRLKDVYLAQIGALALGLLSRGVALEADAVLATGRGERLPVPLLEAMDRAREVIAALEAALDVRLVADAPASWDDDSIAACGWCPTCQREMTLARDVRLTAGLRMPDRALLRAAGVRTIDQLAVAAGPIEGLDEARFETLRAQARLQVRQLPPGAELDPSRELPPVFEVYDRSALDALPSPSDGDLFFDFESDPMWDGGDARGLHYLFGMVLPDARETYLAFWAHDRDAELAALRDFVRLLTERLVAHPDLHVYHYSSYEIVVLQEIAKRHGFAEQVVDDWVARGVFVDLLPVVKSSVRTSQPGYGLKKIEPLYMGDELRTGTVLDGAASVAGYERYAELRRAGQLCRAGDVLAEIADYNRYDCVSTLRLRDWLLRLRDAR, encoded by the coding sequence ATGCGCCTGGAGAACGGCACCATCAGCTACTCGCCGGGCGACCTGCGCGCGTTCCTGACCTGCCAGCTCGCCACCCTGCGCGGCGTCGACGCCCTGCTCGGCAGGCGCGTCCCCGCGGTGCCGCAGCCACCCGACGTGCTCGGCGACCGGCTGGGCGAGGCCGGTCGAGCTCATCAGGACCAGGTTCGCGACGAGTTCCGCCGCCGCTACGGTGACCACTCGCCGGGGCGCGAGGGTGGGGTGCTCGACCTCGGGTCCGGCGGCCCCGTGACACCCACGGCGGCCGCGGACGCCGTGGCGCTGCTGGGCACCGGTCCGCAGGTCGTCGCGCAGGTGCCGGTCGCGGCCGGTCGGCTGTACGGCGCCGCCGACTACCTCGTGCGCGTCCACGACCGGTGGCAGCTGGTCGAGGTGCGGCTGGGTCTGCGGCTGAAAGACGTCTACCTGGCACAGATCGGCGCCCTTGCGCTCGGGCTGCTGTCCCGCGGCGTCGCTCTCGAGGCGGACGCGGTGCTGGCCACCGGTCGTGGCGAGCGGCTCCCGGTCCCGCTGCTCGAGGCGATGGACCGGGCACGCGAGGTCATCGCCGCGCTCGAGGCGGCCCTCGACGTCCGTCTCGTCGCCGACGCCCCCGCGTCGTGGGACGACGACTCCATCGCCGCCTGCGGCTGGTGCCCGACCTGCCAGCGCGAGATGACCCTCGCCCGCGACGTGCGGCTGACCGCCGGGCTGCGGATGCCCGACCGCGCCCTGCTGCGGGCGGCCGGCGTCCGCACGATCGACCAGCTGGCCGTGGCCGCCGGCCCGATCGAGGGGCTGGACGAGGCGCGCTTCGAGACGTTGCGCGCGCAGGCCCGGCTGCAGGTGCGGCAGCTGCCGCCGGGGGCCGAGCTGGATCCGAGCCGCGAGCTGCCGCCGGTGTTCGAGGTCTACGACCGTTCCGCGCTCGACGCGCTGCCCTCACCGAGCGACGGCGACCTGTTCTTCGACTTCGAGAGCGATCCGATGTGGGACGGCGGCGACGCCCGCGGGCTGCACTACCTGTTCGGCATGGTGCTGCCGGACGCGCGGGAGACGTACCTGGCGTTCTGGGCGCACGACCGCGACGCCGAGCTGGCGGCGCTGCGCGACTTCGTGCGGCTGCTGACCGAGCGGCTGGTCGCGCACCCCGACCTGCACGTCTACCACTACAGCAGCTACGAGATCGTCGTCCTGCAGGAGATCGCGAAGCGGCACGGCTTCGCCGAGCAGGTCGTCGACGACTGGGTGGCGCGGGGCGTGTTCGTCGACCTGCTGCCGGTCGTGAAGAGCAGCGTCCGGACGTCGCAGCCGGGCTACGGGCTGAAGAAGATCGAGCCACTGTACATGGGCGACGAGCTGCGCACCGGCACCGTGCTCGACGGCGCCGCGTCGGTCGCCGGCTACGAGCGGTATGCCGAGCTGCGCCGGGCGGGGCAGCTGTGCCGCGCCGGCGACGTGCTGGCGGAGATCGCCGACTACAACCGGTACGACTGCGTCTCCACCCTGCGGCTGCGTGACTGGCTGCTGCGGCTGCGCGACGCACGCTAG
- a CDS encoding SDR family NAD(P)-dependent oxidoreductase: protein MTSFAEQTRFDGKTVLITGASSGLGAAMAVAFAEQGAEVAICGRRLDRVEQTAAAVEQTGRRCVAVQADTSSPEDCERFAQTAYDELGRIDVLINNAGIGTAVPMTRETVEEFRSVVDVNLNGVYWMSQVAVRRMQPGSNIINISSVLGTWSAGLPQAAYSATKAALLGLTRDLAVQLTGRKGIRVNAIQPGYFPTEMTDQQDADFLKGIADLAPMGRTGDVAELVNAAVFLASDAASYITGTSLVVDGGLTVR, encoded by the coding sequence ATGACCTCCTTCGCTGAGCAGACCCGCTTCGACGGCAAGACCGTCCTCATCACCGGTGCCTCCTCCGGCCTCGGCGCCGCCATGGCCGTCGCGTTCGCCGAGCAGGGCGCCGAGGTCGCGATCTGCGGACGCCGCCTGGACCGCGTCGAGCAGACCGCGGCCGCCGTCGAGCAGACGGGACGCCGGTGCGTCGCGGTGCAGGCCGACACCAGCTCGCCCGAGGACTGCGAGCGGTTCGCGCAGACCGCGTACGACGAGCTCGGCCGCATCGACGTCCTGATCAACAACGCCGGTATCGGCACCGCCGTGCCGATGACCCGCGAGACGGTCGAGGAGTTCCGGTCCGTCGTCGACGTGAACCTCAACGGGGTGTACTGGATGAGCCAGGTCGCCGTACGGCGCATGCAGCCCGGCAGCAACATCATCAACATCTCCAGCGTGCTGGGCACCTGGTCGGCCGGCCTGCCGCAGGCGGCCTACTCGGCCACCAAGGCGGCGCTGCTGGGCCTGACCCGCGACCTCGCCGTCCAGCTCACCGGCCGCAAGGGCATCCGCGTGAACGCCATCCAGCCGGGCTACTTCCCGACCGAGATGACCGACCAGCAGGACGCCGACTTCCTGAAGGGCATCGCCGACCTGGCGCCCATGGGGCGGACCGGCGACGTGGCCGAGCTGGTCAACGCGGCGGTGTTCCTCGCCTCGGACGCCGCGTCGTACATCACCGGCACGTCGCTCGTCGTGGACGGCGGCCTCACGGTGCGCTGA
- a CDS encoding carboxymuconolactone decarboxylase family protein, translating into MTEPVLRPLGPDDLTDEQRPLYDAILGGRRGISTLVPLTDADGALLGPFDPILRTPAIGQAIGQLGLALRNDASLPRAVNETAILTTSVHWAAEFEWYAHAAIVRDAAMMAEDDLEAIRAGRAPGQPEIALAWRAARAILAGERIPGPLVEEVTGAWGERGLVELCAIVGHYSHLALLLRALGIEPPR; encoded by the coding sequence ATGACCGAACCAGTCCTGCGGCCCCTCGGCCCCGACGACCTCACCGACGAGCAGCGGCCGCTGTACGACGCGATCCTCGGCGGCCGCCGCGGCATCAGCACCCTCGTGCCGCTCACGGACGCCGACGGCGCTCTGCTCGGCCCGTTCGACCCGATCCTGCGCACGCCCGCCATCGGCCAGGCGATCGGGCAGCTCGGGCTCGCGCTGCGCAACGATGCGTCGCTGCCCCGGGCCGTCAACGAGACCGCCATCCTCACCACCTCGGTGCACTGGGCGGCGGAGTTCGAGTGGTACGCACACGCCGCGATCGTGCGGGACGCCGCCATGATGGCCGAGGACGACCTGGAGGCCATCCGTGCGGGTCGCGCACCCGGACAGCCGGAGATCGCTCTGGCGTGGCGCGCGGCCCGCGCGATCCTCGCCGGTGAGCGCATCCCCGGCCCCCTGGTCGAGGAGGTCACCGGCGCGTGGGGAGAACGCGGGCTGGTCGAGCTGTGCGCGATCGTCGGGCACTACTCCCACCTCGCGCTGCTGCTGCGCGCGCTCGGCATCGAGCCGCCGCGCTAG
- the rfbB gene encoding dTDP-glucose 4,6-dehydratase has translation MTRMLVTGAAGFIGANFVIQALRTNPDFDITVIDALTYAGNRDNMKTFEDKISFVHGDIADRALMDKLVGDTDLVVHFAAESHVDNSLDDPSPFINSNILGTFSILEACRKHGKRLHHISTDEVFGDLPLDSPEKFREDTPYDPSSPYSASKAASDHLVRAWIRSFGLQATLSNCANNYGPYHHVEKFLPRQITNILTGERPKLYGAGVNVREWTHVDDHNAAVLAILEKGRIGETYLIGSGEERQNKDILAELLEVMGQPADAYDFVPDRPGHDLRYAIDSTKIRTELGWAPKYRTLRDGLEATVEWFRENEWWWKPQKAATEAKYAKLGR, from the coding sequence ATGACCCGCATGCTCGTCACCGGAGCCGCAGGCTTCATCGGAGCCAACTTCGTCATCCAGGCACTGCGGACGAATCCGGACTTCGACATCACGGTCATCGACGCGCTGACGTACGCCGGCAACCGCGACAACATGAAGACCTTCGAGGACAAGATCTCGTTCGTGCACGGCGACATCGCCGACCGGGCGCTGATGGACAAGCTCGTCGGGGACACCGACCTCGTGGTGCACTTCGCAGCCGAGTCGCACGTCGACAACTCCCTCGACGACCCGTCGCCGTTCATCAACAGCAACATCCTCGGCACCTTCTCGATCCTCGAGGCCTGCCGCAAGCACGGCAAGCGGCTGCACCACATCTCCACCGATGAGGTGTTCGGCGACCTCCCGCTCGACTCGCCGGAGAAGTTCCGCGAGGACACGCCGTACGACCCGTCGTCGCCGTACTCGGCCTCGAAGGCCGCCTCCGACCATCTGGTGCGGGCGTGGATCCGGTCGTTCGGACTGCAGGCCACGCTGTCGAACTGCGCGAACAACTACGGGCCGTACCACCACGTCGAGAAGTTCCTGCCGCGGCAGATCACGAACATCCTGACCGGGGAGCGCCCGAAGCTCTACGGCGCCGGCGTCAACGTGCGGGAGTGGACGCACGTCGACGACCACAACGCGGCGGTGCTGGCGATCCTCGAGAAGGGCCGGATCGGCGAGACGTACCTGATCGGCTCCGGCGAGGAGCGCCAGAACAAGGACATCCTCGCCGAGCTGCTCGAGGTCATGGGCCAGCCGGCGGACGCCTACGACTTCGTGCCCGACCGCCCGGGTCACGACCTGCGCTACGCGATCGACTCGACGAAGATCCGCACCGAGCTCGGATGGGCGCCGAAGTACCGCACGCTGCGTGACGGCCTCGAGGCGACGGTCGAGTGGTTCCGCGAGAACGAGTGGTGGTGGAAGCCGCAGAAGGCCGCCACCGAGGCGAAGTACGCCAAGCTCGGCCGCTAG
- a CDS encoding serine/threonine-protein kinase, producing MEDELIAGRYRIGRPIGRGGMGTVWLCRDEVLDRDVAIKQIGSLPGEDADGAARARREARLAASLNHPNAVAIYDVIEHHGQPWLVMEYLHAKNLSQLIKEHGTLAPEQIAPLAAQVAKALAAAHRLGIVHRDVKPSNILVDRFGVAKITDFGIAKGSTDPQLTRTGLMAGTPAYFAPELARGRTPSPASDVWALGATIFHALEGRPPFGLDENTIATLYRIGAEEPARPTRAGILAPALSHLLDTDAERRWSMAMAADKLSELADPRANLSVSDARVAPPVPFQPPPPYAGPVAGAPSGVALPAAPWPPAEPPTRKRGALIAAVVAAVALVGALVVALVVARGGSTDAVTAADGSSRPRTTAPASAPETSRDDRPSDQFSNAPVPSSAPPSTAPSSTATSSPTATPSADPNAEKAAMEAAVAQYYALLPHDPKTAYQQYLTGGLKGDYGKYAAYWSSVNSVACDGYAADVAAGTVWMHCVYDEADQYVEEDQIATVVKIGDAYYLSAMAVPQETRVVTPK from the coding sequence GTGGAGGACGAGCTCATCGCCGGCCGTTACCGGATCGGGCGGCCCATCGGCCGCGGCGGGATGGGCACCGTGTGGCTCTGCCGGGACGAGGTCCTGGACCGCGACGTGGCGATCAAGCAGATCGGGTCGTTGCCGGGCGAGGACGCGGACGGCGCCGCCCGCGCGCGCCGCGAAGCCCGTCTCGCAGCGTCCCTGAACCACCCCAACGCGGTCGCCATCTACGACGTCATCGAGCACCACGGCCAGCCGTGGCTGGTCATGGAGTACCTGCACGCCAAGAACCTCTCGCAGCTGATCAAGGAGCACGGCACGCTCGCGCCGGAGCAGATCGCGCCGCTCGCGGCGCAGGTCGCCAAGGCGCTGGCCGCGGCGCATCGCCTCGGCATCGTGCATCGCGACGTGAAGCCCAGCAACATCCTGGTCGACCGGTTCGGCGTCGCCAAGATCACCGACTTCGGCATCGCCAAGGGCAGCACCGATCCCCAGCTCACCCGCACCGGCCTGATGGCCGGCACCCCCGCGTACTTCGCCCCCGAGCTGGCCCGCGGCCGGACGCCGTCCCCCGCCTCCGACGTCTGGGCGCTGGGCGCGACGATCTTCCACGCGCTGGAGGGCCGGCCGCCGTTCGGCCTCGACGAGAACACCATCGCGACGCTGTACCGGATCGGCGCCGAAGAACCGGCCCGGCCCACGCGGGCCGGGATCCTCGCACCGGCGCTCTCCCACCTGCTCGACACCGACGCCGAGCGCCGGTGGAGCATGGCCATGGCCGCCGACAAGCTCAGCGAGCTGGCCGACCCGCGCGCCAACCTGTCAGTGTCCGACGCGAGAGTCGCCCCGCCGGTCCCATTCCAGCCACCGCCGCCGTACGCCGGGCCGGTAGCCGGGGCACCGAGCGGCGTCGCGCTGCCGGCCGCGCCGTGGCCGCCGGCGGAGCCGCCGACCAGGAAACGCGGTGCCCTGATCGCGGCGGTCGTGGCGGCCGTGGCCCTCGTGGGCGCCCTCGTCGTCGCCCTGGTCGTGGCGCGCGGCGGCTCGACGGACGCGGTCACGGCGGCCGACGGCTCGAGCCGGCCGCGCACGACCGCGCCGGCGTCGGCACCGGAGACCTCCCGGGACGACCGGCCCAGCGACCAGTTCTCCAACGCGCCCGTGCCGAGCAGTGCGCCGCCGTCCACCGCCCCGTCGTCGACGGCGACCTCCTCCCCGACGGCGACGCCGAGCGCCGACCCCAACGCGGAGAAGGCGGCGATGGAGGCGGCGGTGGCGCAGTACTACGCGCTGCTGCCGCATGACCCGAAGACGGCCTACCAGCAGTACCTGACCGGCGGCCTCAAGGGCGACTACGGCAAGTACGCCGCCTACTGGAGCTCGGTGAACAGCGTCGCGTGCGACGGGTACGCCGCCGACGTGGCCGCCGGCACCGTCTGGATGCACTGCGTCTATGACGAGGCCGACCAGTACGTCGAGGAGGACCAGATCGCGACTGTGGTGAAGATCGGCGACGCCTACTACCTCAGCGCGATGGCCGTGCCGCAGGAGACGCGGGTCGTCACGCCCAAGTGA
- a CDS encoding cytochrome P450, whose translation MTAEVNFTLPLLRDGVSPAYELSALRTEAPVARLELPEGMNVDAWLVTRYDDAKAVLGDHQRFSNDFTKLTEAGELTELMNQDPGGLGLLDPPDHTRLRKIVTPEFTMRRLRRLEPLIERIIRERLDALEAAGPGADLVELYAVPIPALVICELLGVPYEDRDEFTDHSADRFNFTGDIGDSLGEIGESLKYLRGLVAKIRKEPNDGLIGQIIAEHGDEIDDIELAGLADGILTGGHETTASMIALAAHHLMRDPAHVTAIREADEKQAQEIIDELLRFMTVVQVGFPRLAKEDVEIGGQPIKAGQLVLVSLAAANRDDALTPDADTFQIGRGSTSHLAFGYGIHRCVGAELGRMELKVALPELFRRFPGLSHAGDPDDVDYRFFSIVFGLESLPVSW comes from the coding sequence ATGACCGCCGAAGTCAACTTCACCCTCCCGCTGCTGCGCGACGGCGTCAGCCCGGCGTACGAGCTCAGCGCGCTGCGCACCGAGGCGCCCGTCGCCCGGCTCGAGCTGCCCGAAGGGATGAACGTCGATGCTTGGCTCGTGACGCGCTACGACGACGCCAAGGCCGTGCTCGGAGACCACCAGCGGTTCTCCAACGACTTCACCAAGCTCACCGAGGCCGGCGAGCTCACCGAGCTGATGAACCAGGACCCCGGCGGTCTCGGCCTGCTCGATCCGCCGGACCACACGCGGCTGCGCAAGATCGTCACCCCCGAGTTCACGATGCGCCGGCTGCGCCGGCTCGAGCCGCTGATCGAGCGGATCATCCGCGAGCGGCTGGACGCGCTCGAGGCGGCCGGCCCCGGCGCGGACCTCGTCGAGCTGTACGCGGTCCCGATCCCCGCGCTGGTCATCTGCGAGCTGCTCGGCGTCCCCTACGAGGACCGCGACGAGTTCACCGACCACAGCGCCGATCGGTTCAACTTCACCGGCGACATCGGTGACTCGCTGGGCGAGATCGGCGAGTCGCTGAAGTATCTGCGCGGCCTGGTCGCCAAGATCCGCAAGGAGCCCAACGACGGGCTGATCGGCCAGATCATCGCCGAGCACGGCGACGAGATCGACGACATCGAGCTGGCCGGGCTCGCCGACGGCATCCTCACCGGCGGCCACGAGACGACCGCGTCGATGATCGCGCTGGCCGCCCACCACCTGATGCGCGACCCCGCGCACGTCACCGCGATCCGCGAGGCCGACGAGAAGCAGGCCCAGGAGATCATCGACGAGCTGCTGCGCTTCATGACCGTGGTCCAGGTCGGCTTCCCGCGGCTGGCCAAGGAGGACGTCGAGATCGGCGGCCAGCCGATCAAGGCCGGCCAGCTGGTCCTGGTGTCTCTGGCCGCGGCCAACCGCGACGACGCGCTGACCCCCGACGCCGACACCTTCCAGATCGGCCGGGGGAGCACCTCGCACCTCGCCTTCGGCTACGGAATCCACCGCTGCGTCGGCGCCGAGCTGGGTCGCATGGAGCTCAAGGTGGCGCTGCCCGAGCTCTTCCGCCGGTTCCCGGGCCTGTCGCACGCCGGCGATCCCGACGACGTCGACTACCGGTTCTTCTCGATCGTGTTCGGTCTCGAGTCGCTGCCGGTCAGTTGGTAG